One window from the genome of Nicotiana tomentosiformis chromosome 5, ASM39032v3, whole genome shotgun sequence encodes:
- the LOC138892119 gene encoding uncharacterized protein, producing the protein MQGGKVITYASRQLKVHEKNYPVHDLELAAIVHALKIWRHYLYGVPCEANVVAYALSRKAASMGRLAYNLIGERTLAAEVQALANQFVRLDISETSRDTVRHDDAKQAAVVEDGVLRMQGHICVPNVVELLN; encoded by the exons ATGCAGGGTGGCaaagttattacatatgcttcgcggcagctgaaggttcacgagaagaattaccctgttcatgatctagagctggcagccattgttcacgcgctgaagatttggaggcactatctttacggtgtgccatgtgag gctaatgtggtggcctatgctttgagtagaaaggctgcgaGTATGGGCAGACTTGCGTATAATCTGATTGGTGAGAGGACGTTAGCTGCAGAGGTTCaggctttggctaatcagtttgtgaggttagatatttcagaaaccagtcgg gacactgtgCGACACGATGATGCCAAACAAGCTGCTGTGGTGgaggatggagttctgcgaatgcagggtcatatttgtgtgcctaatgtggttGAGCTtctgaattaa